DNA from Geobacter sulfurreducens PCA:
TTCCGAACGGCACGAGGTGGACGTGACTGCCCGCTCCGGCCGGTGCACCGTCACGTACTGACACGGGAGACACGGCGTGGAAGACAACGAGTACACCATAATCCATGTGGCGAGCGGCGAGGCATGGGCCGCCGGGGCAGCCACCAACGGCCTGGTGGCCGTGGGAGACGGCGGACTGGCACTGGCCGGCGAGATGGTGCACGGCCTCGACCGCCGTCTGGGGCTCGCGGGACGCATCCGCCCCGACGCCCTGGTGGCTGATCGCTGCGGAACGCTGATCATGCTGGCCGGCGAGCGCTTCTATCGTCTGGACCCCATGTCCGGCCGACTGGAGCGGATACCCTGTCTCGGCGGCAGGGGGGACAGGGCGGGGGAACTGAGTGGACCCCGGGCCATGGCTCTGGGGAGCCGCAATCTCTACGTGGCCGATACGGACAACAACCGGGTCTGCGTCTTTGCCACGGTTAACTGGCAGGTGCGCCGGTTTATCGGAGCCGAGAACCCGGCAGGGGAACCGGCGGCCGGAACCGGTCCGGGGGAGTTCGACCGCCCCCTGGATCTGGCGGTGGACCCCTGCGACAACCTCTATGTGCTCGATGCCGGCAACCGGCGCATCCAGCGTTTCGATTACCATGGCGAACCCGTGCCCCATGTGCCCCCCTTCGGCGCCGACCGGCTGAAGCAGCCGGTGGCGCTGGCGCTGGGCCCGGCTCCCTCCCCGTCCGGCGGGGGGGCCCTGGTCCACTGCCTCGATACGGGGCTCACCGCCATCGTTACCTTTGACGACCAGGGCCGGTTCCTGGGCACCGTCGGCCTGGACGACCTCGGCTTCGAGCCTGCCGGTCTGGCGGTGGACGCCGACGGCAAATGGTACGTCTCTGATCGGGAGCGGTTCATCTATGCCATCAGGTCGGCAGGTGACTGGAGCCCTCTGGAGGAGTACGAGGGGAAGGCCCTGCGGCTGTTCGCCGGTCCCGGCGGGGAGTTTTACGCCCTGGAAGATGGGGAGGTGGCCCGCCTCACCCGTCGCCGTCGCTATCCGCCGGCAGGCTCGTGGACCGGCAGCGGCCCGGTAACGGGCATCTACACTTCCCGCTCATTCGATACCGGCGACGGCCGCCTCTTCTGGCACCGGGTGACGCTGGACGCGACGGTCCCCCCAAAGACCCAGGTGCGACTTTCCTACTTCATCTACGAAACCGGCCGCGATCCGGAGCTCCTGCCGGCCGACGGCGAGTGGCGAAGTTTCCCGTCCAATCCGGCCGACGCCCTTTTTGAGCGGAAGGAGGGACGGTATCTGAGGGTGCGCCTGGAACTGATCTCCGAAGACCGGCATGCCACCCCCACAGTGGTGAGCCTCCGCCTCCAGTTTCCCAAACAATCGTATCTCCGCTACCTTCCGGCCGTCTTCCAGGACGACGAGCGGGGGCGTGATTTCCTGGAGCGGTTTCTTTCCCTGTTCGAGAGCGTCCTTTACGACCTGGAGCGCGAAATATTCACGACCCGGCGCTATGCCGACCCCTGTGCCGTACCGGCCGGCTTCCTTCCCTGGCTCGCCTCGTGGCTGGCGCTCCCCGATGCGGACCAGTGGCTCGAAGATGGCGGGGCACGGCTGCGCACACTGATCGCCCGGGCCAATGAGCTGTACCGTTGTCGGGGCACCCGGGGTGGACTGGCGGAACTCATCACTCTTTACACCGGCAAGGAACCGTGGATTGTGGAGGCGTTCCAGTTGGACCGCATCCGGGGCCGGAGCGAGTGGCGCGAAACCATGAGGCTCTTCGGGGAAGATCCCTACCACTTCACGGTTCTCCTGCCGCCGGGCGGCGCAGGGAGGACCGAAACCGTAAAGCGGATCGTGGCGCGCGAGCGCCCGGCCCACACCTGTGCCACGGTAGTTGCCCTGGAGAACCTGTTCCGGCTTGGGGGGCACACCTACCTGGAAGTCAATACCAACCTGAACCAGCCCCTCTTTGCCCTGGAGACCTCCTCGTCGCTCGCCCGGCAGACCTATCTGGCCGACGGCGAGAAGGCGGGGCAGGCGCAGGTCCGGGCGCGACAGGGCATGGATACATTGTTTGAGTGAACCTGAAACCGGCAGGCGACGGAAGCCTTTGGAACGAGCGGGCCCAGGAGCAGCGGAACCAGGCCGTTTGAACGGAGAGGGTCATGTTGCCTGACGAACAGATGAATAAAAGGAGGACGCCATGTCGAACGACCGCACCCTGAGCCCATTCCAGAGAAACCTCTATTTTTACGGCAAGCTGATGACAGTCCGGGACTTCGAGATGGAGCAGTCCTACCTGAACGGCAAGCGCCACCTGATCAACAGGATGGTGCTCGGCACTGGAGCGGTATGCGGCCTTGAGGTGACCGCCTCCTGGGACGAGTCGAAAAAGACTGTCGCGCTCAGTGTCGGCGAAGGTGTGGCCATTGACTGCGGCGGCCGGGAGATCGTGGTGGACAGACCCTCCGCCGTCACCTTCGAGCCGGCCCCGGATGTCACGTCCTACTGCCTCTGGCTGAGCCGGGAGGACTGCCGCATTGAACCGGCTCCGGCCCCCATGGCCGACAGCGGCAACGCCTGCGGCGAAACCTGCTGCTACAGCCGGGTGCGGGAGGATTTTTCCCTGGCCGTGCAGAAATGGGATGGCCCGGTCCCGTCGGTTGACGACGCCTGGTCCGGCCTCTTCACCACGGAGACGACCGATAGTCGGGCGGACATCCGGGCTCTGTTGAAGGCCCACTTCGACCGGATTCTGGCCGGCTGCCCTGCCTGCGGGGAGCCCTGCCGGGTGCCGTTGGCCCTGGTGATACGCAAGGGAGGTGCCTGGAGCGGCACCCCGGACATCATCCAGAACATCGTCGTGCACACCAATCCTGAACTATTCGAGATGATTCGCCGCCACCTGACCGACCTGGGCAACCCCCATATGACCACCGCAGCCCAGGTGGGAGCGCTGAAGAGCGTGGACGGGGTCGAGAATCCGGGCGGCAACGTGGACCTGGTGGCGGCAAACGCCGTCCAGATCACGCCCAACACCACCGCCAGGACCATCACGATCGGTGAGAGCCATTCGGGGGTCACCGGCAACCCCCACAACACCCGGCACGAGCAGACCGGTCCGGCCTGTGTTGACCCCGCAAGTGACGATACCACCTGCGATAAGCACGTCTCCAACGCCAATGCCATGCGCTGGAACCGCTCTCTGGCAGGGCTCACCGTGAACGGCGGCA
Protein-coding regions in this window:
- a CDS encoding phage tail protein, whose product is MEDNEYTIIHVASGEAWAAGAATNGLVAVGDGGLALAGEMVHGLDRRLGLAGRIRPDALVADRCGTLIMLAGERFYRLDPMSGRLERIPCLGGRGDRAGELSGPRAMALGSRNLYVADTDNNRVCVFATVNWQVRRFIGAENPAGEPAAGTGPGEFDRPLDLAVDPCDNLYVLDAGNRRIQRFDYHGEPVPHVPPFGADRLKQPVALALGPAPSPSGGGALVHCLDTGLTAIVTFDDQGRFLGTVGLDDLGFEPAGLAVDADGKWYVSDRERFIYAIRSAGDWSPLEEYEGKALRLFAGPGGEFYALEDGEVARLTRRRRYPPAGSWTGSGPVTGIYTSRSFDTGDGRLFWHRVTLDATVPPKTQVRLSYFIYETGRDPELLPADGEWRSFPSNPADALFERKEGRYLRVRLELISEDRHATPTVVSLRLQFPKQSYLRYLPAVFQDDERGRDFLERFLSLFESVLYDLEREIFTTRRYADPCAVPAGFLPWLASWLALPDADQWLEDGGARLRTLIARANELYRCRGTRGGLAELITLYTGKEPWIVEAFQLDRIRGRSEWRETMRLFGEDPYHFTVLLPPGGAGRTETVKRIVARERPAHTCATVVALENLFRLGGHTYLEVNTNLNQPLFALETSSSLARQTYLADGEKAGQAQVRARQGMDTLFE
- a CDS encoding helix-hairpin-helix domain-containing protein; protein product: MSNDRTLSPFQRNLYFYGKLMTVRDFEMEQSYLNGKRHLINRMVLGTGAVCGLEVTASWDESKKTVALSVGEGVAIDCGGREIVVDRPSAVTFEPAPDVTSYCLWLSREDCRIEPAPAPMADSGNACGETCCYSRVREDFSLAVQKWDGPVPSVDDAWSGLFTTETTDSRADIRALLKAHFDRILAGCPACGEPCRVPLALVIRKGGAWSGTPDIIQNIVVHTNPELFEMIRRHLTDLGNPHMTTAAQVGALKSVDGVENPGGNVDLVAANAVQITPNTTARTITIGESHSGVTGNPHNTRHEQTGPACVDPASDDTTCDKHVSNANAMRWNRSLAGLTVNGGSLVVNPGAAIDLAAGQNVTLAADPAGKKITISAAGGGGASARTGRISITTNSDGVGTARVTSGFDDNLFCVQVGIDYGEHVEYGSVLRYAGQTAFITVRVLRYQDVGSFDIMFSAPGVGQRTLSLRWVAIPAVAVAEPTITVTSPTVTVTSPTFTLTQPTFTMTQPTFTLTRPTFTMTAPTLTMPTIPTMTIPSVTIHGPIMSGPGTVEAPTVIVPPGKSTQSPHLTDVKGIGPALAGKLTAAGISTIADLAAASVNAVAAALGVSDPARARGFIDAARKLAKKR